The stretch of DNA TATATATCAAAATTAGACTGAATTTTTTGATATATAAAATATATCGCGTAAAAAAGTCATAACTGCAGTTTCATGAATATTTACGCAAATACATTCTGTTGTATTGTTCAGTTTCTTTTAATCCCAGATTCATGTAATGTCTGGCAGTATCAATCTGGAAGCTAGAGTATCTAAGCAGAGCAGTGATATGTGCATGTTTTGAAGTATTTGCTGTGATTTTAGTAATATAAATATGTAAAAAAATAAAATAAAGAAAAGGTTTGCTGACAGTATGTGTTCAGCTTATCAGTTCTGATTCTTTTTGTAGTAATAGTAAGCAGCAGCAATTATGATCAGAATTATGATAATGATTATAATCCACCACCAGCTGTGACTGCTGCTTGATGAAGACTTTTCCCATACTGCATATACTGAAGTGTCTTCGTTTACTATTGAATCTGCTGTAAATGCTGTTCCTGAAGCATCCTCTTTTGTATTCCATTCTTTGAAATTACTGTCATTGTCAGAAGATTCAGGATTTACAGGGAACTTGTCTTTCAGTGATGAGTCTTTGTTTACTTCTACTACTTTGTATACTTCATTTCCAATGTAGAATGTAACTGTTACTTTCTGCACTGCAGGCGGAGTTGATACTTCTTCCCATTGCGCATATAATGATATGTTAGAATTGATTGAGAATCTGTCTCCTGCAGAATATGAAGTTCCTGAACCGTCTGCTTTAGTGTTCCAGTTCTTGAAAGTGCAACCGTCTTTAGTGAAGTTATTTTCAAGAACCAATACTGTAACTCCTGAATGATAAGGACTGTTTACATCGATGAGAGTTCCTGATCCTCCGTTTGCATTGTAAGTTACATTGTAGGAAACAGGGGTTCCTCCGCTGCTTGAAGAACTCAGATCGACAGAAATTGTAATTTCTTTGTTTTTTTCATCAGACAAATCACCGACAGTAAATTCTTTCGTTGAAGTTATATAACCACTTTTGAAGACTTTGTATGTATACTTGCCTTGAGGAAGCATATATGTGCCGTCTTTTTCAGGTTTTATTTCCTTCCCGTCTTCATCGGTTATAATGATTGTTGCATTTTCCTGAGAAACATAGATGGTAACTGTGTAAGCTTCTTCCCATTGAGCATAAAGAATTATGCTTCCTGAATTGATGGTGAGTTCATTTTCAGTCTTATATGATTTCCCAGATTCGTCTGCTGTATTTTTCCATTCAACAAACGCATGCCCATCATAATGGAACATATTGTCTTCCACAGTAACTTTTCCAGTTTCATCTGGAAGTACAGAGTATGTTTTACCCGAACCGTCATTTGAGTCATAGACTAAGCCATCTTTTAATTCAACAGTTCTTGAAAGAGTTGTGTAATGATAAGATATAGGTTGCACATTAGCATCTGTTGATGATTTCTCCGATACATCGTAGGTTATTACTCCACAATATGTTCCGCTAGCACTCAGAAGTATGCTATTTTTAGAGTTATCTGCAGAAGTATTAATCCATTTTGGAGGATATTTCATATCGAATTCTTTCCACGAGTATGATGGATTTATGACATTAAATGTATCCAAAATCACATTTTGATAAGATGTGTTTAATTTTGAACCAGTTGCTAATGCAATATGTTTAAGGTAATTCTCCTGCTGAGATTCTTCATTGTTTGTTACGATGTATATAACAGATTTTGGAACTTTTTCTGAATTAGTTTGTACACCATCTGGACTTATTTGTATTGGAACATCTGCAAGAACTGGATAACCATCATTAACTCCAAAAATATCGGGAGACCATGGTTTTGATTCTTGACCGTTATTGAGGTTGTTACTTCCATTCAGCAACCTTAGGTATCTCATACCATCGTTGGAGAGTTTTGTTACTCTATCATCACTGGCCTTATTTCCTATGCTAGTTAGATTGCCATCAGAGCAATAAGTATCAATTAATGTTCCTACATTAGATTCGTATCCAAGTATACCACCACATTTTATTATTGAACTTGGTGACGATGCAACAGAAATATTGTAACAGTTACTTATCTTATATTGATTGCCCTTACCCGTAATCCCACCTAACGCAATATCTAATGAGCTCTCATCAATATTTTCTATGATTTTTGTTATAAATACATTAATTATACCTATATTGTAACTATTTATTAAATTTCCACTCGCCATGCTATATCCGATTAAACCACCAAGATACAACTTAATACTGGGTTTTGAAATGTTTTCATCCACATGATCAGCTGTACATGCTACGATTTTTCCAGAATTGTAACAATTTTGTATCTCTCCTCCATAATTGAATCCAACGATTCCACCTATAGCGCTACAGCTTTCTAAATATAGATCGCTATTGATATCTGGTACGGTGGTGAAGCTTGTTTCTACAGAGATATTTCCTATATTGTAACAACAAGAGATGGATGACGCTTTAAAATACCCGATTATGCCACCAATGTATATATTCAGATCAGTTCTTGCATTGGAAGTTACTTCTATATCACCTAGATTATAAGATGAGAAGACGTTACCCCAAAAACGAGAGTATCCTATTAAGCCACCTACAAACATTTCTAGATCGTTGCAATTTATATCAGATTCTACCGTAATATTGCCTATACTATATGAGTTCACTAAATCTAATCCTTCGGTATATCCTATAAGTCCACCAATGTATGATTTTGTTGTACCAGAAGTTGAAATTGATTTGATTAGCCCAGAATTATAGCAGTTAATGATTAGACCATTATTTATCCAGCCACACACCCCACCAATATCACAGTAAGCATCATCCTTGGAAATTTTATTGGAGATATTACCATCATTATAACAATCTATAACTTTAGCTGTATTTTGACCTGTTGTAGAATGAATTTCTCCAACGATTCCACCAAGTTGATGCATATCTGATAATTCAGTAGTAGAAGAATCAACAGCAATATCTCCATTATTAGAACAATTGGTTATAGCTGTACTATTTTCAATAGATCCAATGATTCCACCAATGCGGATATAGTTACCAGATGGATTGGTATTATCGATTTTATCAATACTACTGATACTCATATTTACAGAATTATGGCAGTTTGTGATTGATCCGCCATCTGCATATCCACATATTCCACCTAGACGAATGTCATTCTTCAAAGTTATTTCGATCTTGCCTAAAATTGTGATATTATTCAATGCACAATTGCTACCAATCTGTCCAAAAAGACCGACATACTCAGAATCACGTTCAGAAATAAACATTCCTTTGATCTGATTATTTTGACCATCGAATGTTCCGTTAAATTTGTGAGAATGGTTTCCAATCGGCACCCAGTAATGTTCTGAAAGATCGATATCACTATCAAGCTTGATTGTTTTACCAGTGAAATTAATTCCTTCATTCACAAGTTTAGCAAGATATGCTAATTCACCAGGTTCTGAAATTGCAAAGGTAGTGTCATCTGGATGTTTAGTGTACCAATCATCATCAACATTATCAGTCCAATTCCCCAAGATCATATCGGGAATATTTTCATCATTATTCAATAAGACAGGCGTGTAGTTTCCTACACCCCCCCCCCGCTCCAGTTTTAGTATCCAAACCAGAGGAGGAAGAGTCTCCTGCAGCCACTGTAAATACAGAAGCTACCATGACAAGTACCATAAGTACTGTTAAAATCTTAGTTTTCATAAGAGTCTCCTCTTTTAGTGCAATTCAGAGGATATGTTGGAGGCATATTTATACGATACACCTCAATGATACACAGTTTAAGAAGAAGTCCAAACTGAGTAATATGTATGATCAAAGGCAGAAAAGACTTGGCAATATTGTATTCAAAAAAGAAGATGGTTTTTATTTCAGATCTCAAGTATCTAAGATGCAAGGAATTTGAAACTACAGATATTGCTGGTCTAAATGCAGAATTAAAAAAATATAGGTTTTCAATCAACACACATCAATACAGGAGAAAAAGCTCAGAATATGCTTCACAATTCACGCCTGTTTCATGATAGACAATTCAGAACATACTAAGTTTTGTCAGAGGAGAAGTTTAAGACAACAATAGATAGTGTCAAAAAATTAAGATGAATCAAGTATAATTGAAACAAATGAGAGTTACAGTTACTTGCCAGCAGGCTTGTCCGATTCATCATTTCTATATAGTTCCAGATATCTCTCAGAATCGGATTTGTGCGATGAAAGCAGAGCGAAAACAATCACAGAAGTCGTCACTAAAATTGAGAGTATCGATGAAGATACTGTAAGCTGGTCATCGCTTAAGACACCGTTTTTATTTAACATTAAAAAAACTATAAACAGTGCTAAGGAAGCAATGAGTATTGCTGTGCATAATGCAGCACCTATTTTCGATCTGTTGGCATCCATAATATTAATTCACCTATAGGTTTTCACAGACTGAGTTCTCCATCACACAGATTGATTCTTTTTTCACAGGAGTGCAGCGCATGCTTTCAGGGTCTTCCAGAATCACATGAGGCCGCCCTTCATTCATGATTATGCTGGATTTTACACCATACACCTTTTCTATATTTTCTGCAGTAATGACTTTTTCAGGAGAACCGACATCATAAATCCTGCCATCATGCATTAGGATGACAGCATCAGAATATTTAGCTGCAATATTCAGATCATGGCTGATCATAATGACAAGAAGATCATCTTCATGTGAAAGTTTCTTCAACAGACGGGAGATGCTGAGCTGATGTTTCACATCCAGATTGGCTGTGGGTTCATCAAGCAGCAGAACATTAGGTTTCTGAACCAATCCTCTGGCAAGCATCACTTTTTGATGCTGCCCTGCAGAAAGTTCATTAAAATATCTCACGGCCAGATCTTCAATGTCAAGCTTTTTCAGAGTATCATATACAATCTGCAGGTCTTCGTCTGAAGTCTTCCAGTTGGCATGCGGATGTCTGCCCAGAAGAACAGTATCCACGACAGTCAGCGGAAATGTGTCTGATGAAGCATAGGGAACATAGCCGATCTTTTTTGCCATCTCTTTAAGCGAATACTCATTGACATCCTTGTCATCAAGCAGAACCGCTCCGCCGGTAGGCGTAAGAATCTTGTTGATGCAGTGGATCAGCGTAGACTTTCCAACACCATTTGGACCAAGAATGGAAACCATCTGCGGACCACTGATATTCAGGCAGATGTCATTCAAAACTGAAACGGAAGAATAACTGAATGTCATGCCTTTGATCATTATATTCATTTTACATCACCATGTTCCTTTTCTTAATTTAACCAAGAAGTAGAGAAATACCGGACCGCCGATCAGCGCTGTTACAACACCTACATCCAAACCCGTACTGCCTATACACCTGGCAACACATTCACTTGCTATCAGAATTAAAGATCCGGATACAGCAGAGCAGGGAATCAGATATTTTGCATTCGAACCGACCAGGACTCTCGAGATATGCGGGGCAATCAATCCAACAAAGCCTATTGTGCCAGTAAAACACACTGAGATTGAAACTGAGACAGAAATCAGAACAAGACAGATGAGCCTCAGCCTGGTCGGATTTTCACCGAGACTTTTAGAAGCGCTTTCACCGGAAGAAAGAACATTCAGCCTGTTCGAATAGATCATCATTGAAATTAATATCAAAAGATATGCAAAAATGATATATGGAATGGCATCCCAGGAAACGTTATCCAGCGTACCGACAGACCAAGCATATATTGAAGCTACATCCTCATCTGATGCCGTATACTTCAGAAGAGTGGTCATTGCAGAAAACACATACATGACTGCAATTCCAATCAGAACCATTACTGTAGGCGTCACTTTTTTGAAAACAGAAAAGAGAATAATCGCTCCAATCGGAATCAAGGAAAATATGAATGCATTGATCATCAAGCCGGTGTCATAAGCCAAGTCTGTGAAGCCGGCACCCAGGATGATAAATATAGCTACGCCAAACAACGCGCCGGAGGATATTCCTGTAGTATATGGATCAGCAACTGGGTTTCTGATCAAGATCTGCATTACAGCACCGCTTATCCCCAGCACTCCGCCAACCAGAATAGCGGCGATAGCCATCGGAACGTGGCTGTCCCAGACTATGAAGCTCTTCAAGCGCTCTGTATATGATTCAAATGTAATTCCATGCAGATTTTTTACTACAATATCCAGGGACTCTGAGAAGCTTATATAATATTTTGAAATGCAGAGGGAGTATATTGCAATGACAACTGTTACTGCAGCCAGAATCAGTATCAAAGCTATTCTCTTTCGGCTCTGGCGGCGGTAATCGGAGACCTCCATTACCACACCGCCTTTTTTTGTTTAATTATTAAAAATAAGAAGATAGGCGCTCCGATGAAAGACAGCATGACTCCCACAGGAATTGAATCAGAAGGAGAAAGATACCTGACCAGAATGTCAGCTGAGATCATGAAAAGCGCACCGAAGGCTGCAGACGCAGGAATGACGAATTTATTGTCAGATCCAATTATGCTTCTGACGATATGCGCAGAAATCAGCCCGATGAATGAGATCACTCCTGCGTAACAGACAACTGAAGCAACCATGAATGAAATGACCATCAGACAGGCAATTCTCATATTGTTTGCATTCAGCCCGAGACTCTTGGCACTGTCATCACCTAACGTCAGAACATTGAGTTTATTTGATGAATAAACAGCAAAAATAATTCCTGCAATATTGATGGCGCACATAAGCGGAAGAGACTGCATCGTGATATCGCTCAGAGATCCAACCTGCCACTTGTATACCACTGCCAGCGTCTCGGCGTCTGTCGACATCATCAGCACAGTGGTCAATGCATTAAAAATGTAAGATATCGCAATACCTGACAAGATCAATGTAGCCGGGGACTTATTATTCCGCGGAGCTATGATGATGATCATTGCCATTGGGATAAGTGCAAAAATAAACGCGTTAAAAACAACTCCAAGGTTGGCCAGCTGAGAAGTTATTGAAACTGAAATACCCAGAATAACTGCAACTGCAACTCCGAAACAGGCTCCTGATGATATTCCTGTGGTATAAGGATCAGCAAGAGGGTTGTTCATGACATTCTGCATCACAGCCCCGCCGACTGCCAGACCTGCTCCGGCGACTAAGGCAAACAAAGTCCTTGGAAGCCTGACATTCCAAACGATGAAATCACTGACATATTCTGAACTTCCCGGTGGATAAACTGTACCGATAATATGGTTGTATAATAGTTCATATACCTCAATAAAATCAATATTTCTGGCGCCGACATATATCGACAAGCCAAGCAATAAAAAAGCCAACAGGAGGCAGATTAAGACAAAGCAGACTCTTCTTTTTCTGTATCGTTTGTATTCTTTGATATGTTCTGAAGAACTGCCTGTAATCAACCTGCCACCCGTTTCATTTGGTTTTGTCTAAGACTGATTATGCTTTCCCGTATGCCATATCATAAGAGATTATGAAATGCAAGCTGGAAAGATCGATATCCAGATCAGTGAATTTATCCATAAACTCCTGATTCAAAGAATCAGCCCAGTCTTCTGAGAAAATCTCTGGATATAGCACAGCTGCAGTATAAGCTATTCTCAGAGGTATCGGTGCGTCTCCTGTGATCACATATGCATCATGATTCTCGTATGCCTTGGTATGCGATAGTATATCCAGACTGCTTTCATACTTATCAGTGTCATCTATGGTTCCGCTGTACCAGTCATTGGTTCTGATTGATACTATGTAATCGAAATCATAATTGTACAGCCAGGTATCAGAAGTGCTGAAGTATGCACCAGATGAGTAGGATGTAAGAACACTGTCGTCCAGAGCATATTCTCCTCCGGCAGCTCTGATTACGTCAACATAATCGGATGTTCCAGCAGAGATCCAAAGACCTTTAGTTGTTGCAGTACCATTGCAGGTGATGGCTGTTTTCTTCTCTACTCCATTTAACTTAGAATTGATTTCATTTTGAAGACCTATCCACCATTCTGCAATATTCTTGCATGCATCTTCAGTCTGGAACAGGAATCCAATCAGGAAAAGCTGTGAGCAGAACTCATCTACATCCACTGATGCAGGAGCTACGCGTATAACATCAACATTCATCTCTTCGTACTGCGGTTCCACACTGTCTTTGTCAACAGTGGTTGCGGTCTTATCTGAAATGATGGCTGTAACATTGTACTTTGAAATGTAGGATGATGCATTGTCAATCGGCATTTTGGTTGAGCTTCCGCCGATAGATTCCATTTTGCTGTATGTAGGGAACAGTGTTGGATCCGGAGGCGAAGAACTGCTGTACGAAATTCCGTGCACCATGTCATTTACTCCAGCCATAGTCAAGAGCCAGAGCATGTTTGCAGATCCTGTCGCGAGAGCAGATTTTACGGGCCACTGAGTCGATACAACATAATCTCCTGTTGAACAGGTGTTGTAATGATAAACAGTGCATGTATCGCCGTTGATTATCTGCTGGACAAGAGTTTTGTCATCTTCAGTTATTTTTCCGTCATGGTTGGCATCAGCCAAAGGATGATCAGAGAAATTTTCCTTGCCTGCCAAAATATCATCAATGAGGTCAAGATCATTCTGGTCAATGGTGTAATTACCATCAGCATTGCCGAATACTCTCAGCTGAGAGTTGATCTCTACCTCACTGGATTTACTTTCATGAGTTATTAAAACGATTGCGCAAGCCGCCACAAGAACAACAGCAACTACTGCAACAACCGTAATTTTCATCTTATCCATACAATCACTTGGATGTAATATCCATTCGCGAAATAAGTGAGTGAATATATATTACTTTCTTCGTGCCAGTTTTAAAAATATCCTGTGAACTGCTGCAGCTGAGATATTATTTGCAGAGCTGAGATGCAACAAAATTATAGCATTTCCTGCTGACTGTCCGGATGTCTGTTTCAGCAGCAGCTGACTGGTAAAAACATAAAAAAGATAGAATTAAGATTTGTTTGCGCCCAGTTCGCGCAGATGCTGATACTGCCATTTTCTTTCTTCTTCAACTGCATCATTGGCGTTATCCTTCAAAGAATGATACAAGGATTTAACAGCATAAGTGGAAGCGTGTACGGCATGCTCTGCAACATGTGCAGTAGCTGCAGAATGACCTGCAGATCTGGCAGCCAATTCAGCAGACATATTTTCTAAGTCTCTTGCAGAAGCATGTGCATCAAAAGCAATCGAACGCGCTTCCGGCATTGGTATTTCACCGTCAGCCCATTTTCTTGCAGCTTCGATAGCCAGTCTTGGTCTTTTGTCTTCCGGACAGACACTCTCAAAATTTTTCAGTACGCGTTCAGCACAATCAGCTGCCCAGACGGCAAGAATTTTCTGATCCTGTTTGCATGCCAGCTTTTCAATGGAATTGAATAACTTTTCTGAGTCCGCAAACTTTGCTTTCATAAAGGCCTGTTAATGCATTTTATCTTAATAACTATTCCATCTGCAATGACTCGGTTTCGATATTTTCAAGAGTTTCATCAGTTCTTCCGACATTGATGTCCGGTACCGCAACAGAACCGTACGACTGATATCGTTTCAGGCAGTCTCTGGAACCTTTATAGCCGTCTCCGAATGCGTCTCCGAGAGAAGCGTATCCAAGTCTGTCAGCACCTCTGACGGCGGCTACTCCCGGACAAGTTGCTCTGTGAACTACCCCTGAAGAAACATCAGCAATGAATGGATAGGATGTAGGGAACAGTTTATCAAAACTGATATCGCTCCGGATAGTCAGAATGCCTGAAGAGACAGAAGTTCCTTTGACCAGAAATTCAGGCTGAAAGGGAAGGTCTGCAGAAAGTTTCCTCTCAAATATTGCTGTAATGTCAACCGGATCCATATTCAGAATCTTTTCTTCCAGACGGCTTCTGGCAACCTTCAAGATAAGATTTGGAAAGCTCCCGGGAGCATCGATGGAGAACGCGATCTTTGAGACTTTAGCGAAGAGTTTGTCATTCTCGGCATAAATTTTGACGATTGCATTGTTTACAACAGCCTTGGCGTCTGTATCCAGATCATAGATTGTCATGTCTTTGGAAGAAAATGGCTTAGGCATGCTGGCCACGGCGTGTATTTTCAGGTCCATATCGGCATCGTATATCTCCACATTATCAGTTATGCGCATTTTGGGCATTGCCGGTCGGATCTCGGCATGATAATCAACTTTAGCTCTGCTGCCTCCCCAGAACGGCCTTCTGATTCCGCTTACCTGTTTCAGCCAGGAAATAAAATCATTAGAATCAGATTCGATTTTTCCCTCTTCAACAATGGGAGAAACAAGATTTGGCCATATGTCTTTGAGCATATCGTTCAATGCGACTTCGGAAATAGATGCGGAAAGATCATTTTCTCCTGTGAAACTCTCCAAGTCTGTTTTAATGCCGAGCGAGCATTCATTAAGACACAGTGCTGCTGCAAGGCTGCCGTTGAATGAGGCCAGATAAGGAGCTGAGATGTTGAATTTAGGGCTCCCGGCCAGCATTGAGGCAGGCACCAGAACAGACAGGGACATATCGGCATCGAG from Candidatus Methanomassiliicoccus intestinalis Issoire-Mx1 encodes:
- a CDS encoding InlB B-repeat-containing protein — protein: MILGNWTDNVDDDWYTKHPDDTTFAISEPGELAYLAKLVNEGINFTGKTIKLDSDIDLSEHYWVPIGNHSHKFNGTFDGQNNQIKGMFISERDSEYVGLFGQIGSNCALNNITILGKIEITLKNDIRLGGICGYADGGSITNCHNSVNMSISSIDKIDNTNPSGNYIRIGGIIGSIENSTAITNCSNNGDIAVDSSTTELSDMHQLGGIVGEIHSTTGQNTAKVIDCYNDGNISNKISKDDAYCDIGGVCGWINNGLIINCYNSGLIKSISTSGTTKSYIGGLIGYTEGLDLVNSYSIGNITVESDINCNDLEMFVGGLIGYSRFWGNVFSSYNLGDIEVTSNARTDLNIYIGGIIGYFKASSISCCYNIGNISVETSFTTVPDINSDLYLESCSAIGGIVGFNYGGEIQNCYNSGKIVACTADHVDENISKPSIKLYLGGLIGYSMASGNLINSYNIGIINVFITKIIENIDESSLDIALGGITGKGNQYKISNCYNISVASSPSSIIKCGGILGYESNVGTLIDTYCSDGNLTSIGNKASDDRVTKLSNDGMRYLRLLNGSNNLNNGQESKPWSPDIFGVNDGYPVLADVPIQISPDGVQTNSEKVPKSVIYIVTNNEESQQENYLKHIALATGSKLNTSYQNVILDTFNVINPSYSWKEFDMKYPPKWINTSADNSKNSILLSASGTYCGVITYDVSEKSSTDANVQPISYHYTTLSRTVELKDGLVYDSNDGSGKTYSVLPDETGKVTVEDNMFHYDGHAFVEWKNTADESGKSYKTENELTINSGSIILYAQWEEAYTVTIYVSQENATIIITDEDGKEIKPEKDGTYMLPQGKYTYKVFKSGYITSTKEFTVGDLSDEKNKEITISVDLSSSSSGGTPVSYNVTYNANGGSGTLIDVNSPYHSGVTVLVLENNFTKDGCTFKNWNTKADGSGTSYSAGDRFSINSNISLYAQWEEVSTPPAVQKVTVTFYIGNEVYKVVEVNKDSSLKDKFPVNPESSDNDSNFKEWNTKEDASGTAFTADSIVNEDTSVYAVWEKSSSSSSHSWWWIIIIIIILIIIAAAYYYYKKNQN
- a CDS encoding ABC transporter ATP-binding protein; this translates as MNIMIKGMTFSYSSVSVLNDICLNISGPQMVSILGPNGVGKSTLIHCINKILTPTGGAVLLDDKDVNEYSLKEMAKKIGYVPYASSDTFPLTVVDTVLLGRHPHANWKTSDEDLQIVYDTLKKLDIEDLAVRYFNELSAGQHQKVMLARGLVQKPNVLLLDEPTANLDVKHQLSISRLLKKLSHEDDLLVIMISHDLNIAAKYSDAVILMHDGRIYDVGSPEKVITAENIEKVYGVKSSIIMNEGRPHVILEDPESMRCTPVKKESICVMENSVCENL
- a CDS encoding FecCD family ABC transporter permease; its protein translation is MEVSDYRRQSRKRIALILILAAVTVVIAIYSLCISKYYISFSESLDIVVKNLHGITFESYTERLKSFIVWDSHVPMAIAAILVGGVLGISGAVMQILIRNPVADPYTTGISSGALFGVAIFIILGAGFTDLAYDTGLMINAFIFSLIPIGAIILFSVFKKVTPTVMVLIGIAVMYVFSAMTTLLKYTASDEDVASIYAWSVGTLDNVSWDAIPYIIFAYLLILISMMIYSNRLNVLSSGESASKSLGENPTRLRLICLVLISVSVSISVCFTGTIGFVGLIAPHISRVLVGSNAKYLIPCSAVSGSLILIASECVARCIGSTGLDVGVVTALIGGPVFLYFLVKLRKGTW
- a CDS encoding FecCD family ABC transporter permease, which encodes MITGSSSEHIKEYKRYRKRRVCFVLICLLLAFLLLGLSIYVGARNIDFIEVYELLYNHIIGTVYPPGSSEYVSDFIVWNVRLPRTLFALVAGAGLAVGGAVMQNVMNNPLADPYTTGISSGACFGVAVAVILGISVSITSQLANLGVVFNAFIFALIPMAMIIIIAPRNNKSPATLILSGIAISYIFNALTTVLMMSTDAETLAVVYKWQVGSLSDITMQSLPLMCAINIAGIIFAVYSSNKLNVLTLGDDSAKSLGLNANNMRIACLMVISFMVASVVCYAGVISFIGLISAHIVRSIIGSDNKFVIPASAAFGALFMISADILVRYLSPSDSIPVGVMLSFIGAPIFLFLIIKQKKAVW
- a CDS encoding putative immunity protein; the protein is MKAKFADSEKLFNSIEKLACKQDQKILAVWAADCAERVLKNFESVCPEDKRPRLAIEAARKWADGEIPMPEARSIAFDAHASARDLENMSAELAARSAGHSAATAHVAEHAVHASTYAVKSLYHSLKDNANDAVEEERKWQYQHLRELGANKS